AACTATCAATGGCAACAATATCGGCAAGATAACCCTTTGCAAGAACTCCCGTATTCCGGCCAAGTGCCTGAGCTCCGCCTTTTGCCGCAGCTTGGAATAATGCTGTGCCGACAGACCCCTCGCCCAACAACATTACATTGCGCGATTGATCTCTAAGGCGTTGGCTATATTCCAGAATCCTCAGTTCTTCTGCGAGCGAAATGCGCAGATTGCTGTCTGACCCTATGCCGTAAACACCACCGGCTTCTATGAAGGTTGGGCCGTTGAAAATACCATCACCAAGGTTTGCTTCCGTAATGGGGCATAGACCCGCGACTGCACCTGCCTTTGCCATTGCGATCGTTTCGGCTTGTGTCATGTGCGTCGCATGCACAAAGCACCAGTTATCGCGCACATCCACATTGTCGAGCAACCATTCGATAGGTCGTGCACCTAACCATTCCTGAACAGCTTCAACTTCCTTCATCTGCTCGGAGATATGGATGTGAACTGGCTTCCCTGCAAACGTCTCTGCGATTAGGCGCAGTTGCTCTGGATTAGTTGCTCTGAGCGAGTGCGGAGCTATGCCGACCTGACAATCTGAAGGTAATGAGTTTGTGAGAGATTTATCTGCTGCTTCAATAAGTTGCAGGTGTCGATCCAGATCATTTCCGAACCGTAACTGCCCTCCGCTGAGCGCTTGTTCTCCGGCCCCGCCATACGAATACAGCACCGGTAAATGGGTGAGGCCAATGCCCGTTTGGCTGGCTGCTGCGAAGATGCGATTGCTCATTTCCGCGAGGTTCGCGTAAGGCGTTCCATCGGGTTGATGGTGGAGGTAATGGAACTCGCCTACGCTTGCATAGCCAGCTTCCAACATCTCCATGTAGACAAGCGCTGCGATCGCCTCAACCTGCTCTGGCCCCAACTTGCCAAGGAAGCGATACATGAGTTCGCGCCATGTCCAGAAGCTGCCTTTTCCCTTTTGGCGCACCTCGGTCATGCCTGCCATTGCCCGCTGAAAGGCATGAGAGTGCAGGTTTGCAGGAGCTGGACAGATGAGTTTGTCCTTACCAGAAATTTCACCAGCACGAGGCTCAACACCCGTCTCTATAGATGTGATTATGCCCGTTTCATTCACATGCAGTCGCACGTTTTTTGTGAGACCGTTGGGAAGTAAAGCCTGCCCTGCAAAGATAGATTTCATTGTCTGCTCAATAGGTTTGGCGTGAAAGTTTGATCAATCCTGATCAGTCGAACCCATATTAAGCATATACATAAAGCAATTTCACACAACCATACCAATTGTCTAGGATATCCCGATACTGGACGGAAACTGGCGGAATTTAGCGAAAATATTTGGATCTAGGGCACATATGCTCACGCAATGCTCACATTTCACAATTTTTATGTATAGACATTATATGATTTCCATGTAGATTTTTACTGAAGTGATTTCACGTGGAATCTTGGGAGGATCCATGACAAGCGGGGCAACCGTACTCACCAACCTCAATGCTGCAACGTTGTCTGCGGATGCAGATGGTTATGGCCTTATCCCCGATGCTGCTCTCGTTTTGGATGCAGGTAAAATCTGCTGGATTGGCGCCCGAAAGGACCTGCCGTCCGATTGGGAAACCGCCCCCCAAGTGGATTTGGAAGGCCGCCTCGCGACTCCATCTCTCATCGATTGCCACACGCACATTGTTTATGGCGGCTCCCGCGCTCGTGAGTTTGAGATGCGCCTTAATGGTGCAACCTACGAAGAGATCGCCCGCGCCGGTGGCGGCATTCGCTCCACTGTGGCCGCAACCCGGGCGGCAAGTGAAGACAAGCTGCTGGCTGATGCCTTGCCGCGCGTGGATGCGTTGCTGGGTGAAGGTGTCACGCTTTTAGAAATTAAATCTGGCTATGGGCTTGATCTAAATACCGAATTAAAAATGCTGCGTGTTGCGCGGAAAATCGGTGAGCTGCGGCCAGTTCAGGTTCTCACCACTTTCCTTGGCGCTCATGCGTTACCGCCGGAATATGAAGGCCGGAGCGACGAGTACATCACATTCGTCTGCGATGACGTGCTCCCAGCCGTTCAGGCGGAAAATCTGGCTGATGCCGTTGATGCGTTTTGTGAAGGCATCGCCTTCTCACCTGAGCAAGTCTCCCGCGTGTTTGACCGCGCGCAAGAGCTTGGTTTGCCAGTCAAAATTCACTCAGAGCAATTGTCCAATCTAGGCGGCACAGCTATGGCTGCCAACCATAAGGCGCTGTCTGCCGATCATCTTGAATATCTGGATGACGCTGGCGTTCAGGCCATGAAGGACGCGGGAACTGTGGCGGTTCTTTTGCCGGGAGCCTTCTACTTCCTTCGTGAGACCAAGTATCCGCCGCTTCAACCGTTGCGTGATGCTGGTGTTCCAATCGCTTTGGCGACAGATGCCAATCCTGGGTCTTCGCCTCTCACCTCGCTGCTGCTTTGCATGAACATGGCCTGCACCTTGTTTCGCATGACACCGCAGGAAGCGCTGGCAGGCATCACCCGCAACGCAGCAAAGGCGCTTGGTCAACACGCCAATAGCGGCACGCTGGAAGTTGGAAAAAAAGCCAATATCGCTATCTGGGATGTGCAAGAGCCAGCTGAACTGGCCTATCGCATTGGATTTAACCCTTTGAACCGCCTGTATTTCCTCGGCGAAGACATCACAAAAACATAAACAGTTTAAGCACTGAGGCACCTCATGAGCACGACCCCACATACATCACCTAAACAAACGCTGATTCTGAAGCCAGGTGAGATTAGCTTGTCGCAGCTTCGTCAGATTTTTCGTGAAGACGCGAACGCGGAGTTAGACCGGTCCTTCAAACCCGGTGTGGATCGCGCCGCCGCTATTGTACACGCCGCGGCACAAGGTGAAGCAGCGGTTTATGGTGTGAACACTGGCTTCGGGAAACTGGCGTCTGTCAAGATTCCGCCTGAGGACACAGCAACCCTACAGCGCAATCTCATTCTCTCTCACTGTTGTGGTGTTGGCGACGTTCTGCCGCAAAACATTGTGCGCCTTGTCATCGTGCTCAAATTGGCCTCCATGGGCCGTGGCGCCTCTGGCTCACGCTGGCAACTGATTGAATGCCTTGAGCAAATGCTTGCACAAAATGTTGTGCCTGTTGTTCCCGGTCAGGGCAGCGTTGGCGCGTCTGGTGATCTTGCTCCGCTTTCCCATGTTGCTGCGGTGATGATTGGTGAAGGGGAGGCATTTTTTGGTGGCGTTCGTATTTCCGGCAAGGAAGCGATGCAACTGGCGGGCATCCAGACCATTGAACTTGCTGCAAAAGAAGGCCTTGCGCTGATCAACGGGACGCAGGTTTCAACGGCTCTTGCACTGGCTGGCCTGTTCCAGGCGCATCGTTTGGCACAGACAGCGCTCATCACCGGCGCGATGTCTGTTGATGCTTTAATGGGCTCCGGTGCTCCGTTCCGTCCTGAAATTCATGATCTTCGCGGGCACAAAGGGCAGATTTCAGCCGCTGCAACTATCCGCGAGTTGATGGTCGGCTCTGCCATTCGCGAGAGCCATCGGGACAATGATGAGCGGGTACAGGATCCCTACTGCATGCGCTGTCAGCCGCAAGTTATGGGTGCTTGTCTTGATTTACTGGCCCAAGTTGGGCGCACGCTCGAGATCGAAGCCAATGCAGTCACGGATAACCCATTAGTGTTTGCAGATGGGTCTATCGTTTCCGGCGGCAATTTCCATGCAGAGCCTGTTGCCTTCGCGGCGGACCAGACGGCACTAGCTATTGCAGAAGTTGGCGCAATTACACAGCGACGCATTGCAACGCTGGTTGACCCAGCCGTGAACTATGGCTTGCCAGCGTTCCTGACCCCGAAGCCGGGTGTCAATTCCGGCTTTATGATTGCGGATGTGACATCTGCCGCGCTCTACAGCGAGAACAAGCATAAAGCGACTCCGTGTTCCGTAGATTCCACCCCGACCAGTGCCAATCAGGAAGACCATGTTTCTATGGCAACCCATGCGGCTCGTCGTTTGATTGAGATGAATGCTAATCTTTCCAAGATTATCGGCATTGAATTGTTGATGGCCTCTCAGGGAATTGAGTTCCGCATTCCGATGAAAACCAGTCCGGTTTTACAAGGGGTTCTTGCAGCTGTCCGCGCTGAAGTTGAAGTGCTTGAAGACGACCGCTACATGGCTCCTGATTTGGAGAAAGCTGCGGATCTTGTTGCGTCTGGCAGCATTTTTGAGGTTGCGGATTCAGTTCATTTTTTCCAACTTGAGGAGGCTTGATTGACCTATTCCTTCTCCCCGTTGATCAAACGTGGTGACAGCCCAATTGTCCTTGCTCAACCGCATGGAGGGACCGATGTTCCGCTCACAGTTTGGGGAAAATTTAATGATGTAGGTCAATCACTTGCCGACACGGACTGGCACATCAACCGCCTTTATGATGGACTGCTGGAAACCGCCAGTGTAATCCAAACTCCAATGCATCGGTACGTCATTGATGCAAACCGCGATCCTGCCGGTGTCTCGCTCTATCCGGGCCAGAACACGACAACTCTGTGCCCGCTGACGGACTTTGATGGCCGTCCGATTTATCGTGATGGTCAGGAGCCGTCAGAGGATGAAGTCGAGGCACGACGTGCTGAGTTTCATGCACCCTATCATGAGGCAATTGCTGAAGAGCTGGAGCGTGTTCGCCAGAAGTTTGGTGTAGCTGTGCTTTATGATTGCCACTCAATCCGATCTAATATTCCGTTTTTGTTTGAAGGTGCGCTGCCTGTCTTCAACATTGGCACCAATGGAGGCCTGACCTGCGCACTACAGATTGAAGCCATCACGGTTGACAGCTGCCGCCAAGACGAGAGTGTGGAGACCGTTGTGAATGCTCGCTTTAAAGGGGGGTGGACCACACGCCGCTACGGGCAGCCGGAGAGCGGTATCCACGCCATTCAAATGGAAACAGCGCAGCGGGCTTACATGTTTGAGCAGAGCCCTTGGACTTATGCTCCTGAGCGGGCAAATAAAACGCGCGCTGTTCTCAAAACCATTCTTTCCAAGCTAGAAGCGCAGGCCCTTTCCGGGGAATTTGCAAGCGCCACAACTCGTCGCTAACGGAGCAGATAATGACCGATACGCTCAACACAGATCCGCGTAAAAACACACGCGATATCTATCCACCAACCGGACCTGAGCTGACTGCGAAAAGCTGGCTGACTGAAGCGCCGCTTCGTATGCTCATGAACAACCTGCACCCTGATGTGGCAGAAAACCCTCATGAGCTGGTGGTTTATGGTGGTATTGGCCGTGCTGCCCGGACTTGGAAAGACTTCGACACCATTGTCGAAACTCTGAAAAACCTGAATGCTGACGAGACCTTGCTGGTTCAATCTGGCAAGCCCGTTGGTGTGTTCCGCACGCATGAAAATGCGCCGCGTGTGTTGATCGCCAACTCCAACCTTGTGCCTCATTGGGCAAACTGGGATCACTTCAACGAGCTGGATAAAAAGGGTCTTGCCATGTACGGCCAGATGACTGCTGGCTCATGGATTTATATCGGCTCACAAGGCATTATTCAGGGCACTTACGAGACCTTTATTGAGGCAGGGCGTCAGCATTACGACGGCAGTCTCAAAGGCAAATGGATTTTGACCGGTGGCCTCGGTGGCATGGGCGGTGCTCAACCCCTTGCTGCTGTTATGGCTGGGGCGTGTTGTCTCGCGGTTGAGTGTAACGAAGACAGCATTGATTTCCGCCTGCGCACCAAATACGTCGATGAAAAAGCCAAGACGCTGGACGAAG
The window above is part of the Pseudovibrio sp. Tun.PSC04-5.I4 genome. Proteins encoded here:
- a CDS encoding formimidoylglutamate deiminase, with translation MKSIFAGQALLPNGLTKNVRLHVNETGIITSIETGVEPRAGEISGKDKLICPAPANLHSHAFQRAMAGMTEVRQKGKGSFWTWRELMYRFLGKLGPEQVEAIAALVYMEMLEAGYASVGEFHYLHHQPDGTPYANLAEMSNRIFAAASQTGIGLTHLPVLYSYGGAGEQALSGGQLRFGNDLDRHLQLIEAADKSLTNSLPSDCQVGIAPHSLRATNPEQLRLIAETFAGKPVHIHISEQMKEVEAVQEWLGARPIEWLLDNVDVRDNWCFVHATHMTQAETIAMAKAGAVAGLCPITEANLGDGIFNGPTFIEAGGVYGIGSDSNLRISLAEELRILEYSQRLRDQSRNVMLLGEGSVGTALFQAAAKGGAQALGRNTGVLAKGYLADIVAIDSSRVEFTGLKPNQYLDYWIFAGDDRVVTDVWSAGRHMVQNGQHIHRQEITAKYREQLAVLLEAA
- the hutI gene encoding imidazolonepropionase, whose product is MTSGATVLTNLNAATLSADADGYGLIPDAALVLDAGKICWIGARKDLPSDWETAPQVDLEGRLATPSLIDCHTHIVYGGSRAREFEMRLNGATYEEIARAGGGIRSTVAATRAASEDKLLADALPRVDALLGEGVTLLEIKSGYGLDLNTELKMLRVARKIGELRPVQVLTTFLGAHALPPEYEGRSDEYITFVCDDVLPAVQAENLADAVDAFCEGIAFSPEQVSRVFDRAQELGLPVKIHSEQLSNLGGTAMAANHKALSADHLEYLDDAGVQAMKDAGTVAVLLPGAFYFLRETKYPPLQPLRDAGVPIALATDANPGSSPLTSLLLCMNMACTLFRMTPQEALAGITRNAAKALGQHANSGTLEVGKKANIAIWDVQEPAELAYRIGFNPLNRLYFLGEDITKT
- the hutH gene encoding histidine ammonia-lyase, which encodes MSTTPHTSPKQTLILKPGEISLSQLRQIFREDANAELDRSFKPGVDRAAAIVHAAAQGEAAVYGVNTGFGKLASVKIPPEDTATLQRNLILSHCCGVGDVLPQNIVRLVIVLKLASMGRGASGSRWQLIECLEQMLAQNVVPVVPGQGSVGASGDLAPLSHVAAVMIGEGEAFFGGVRISGKEAMQLAGIQTIELAAKEGLALINGTQVSTALALAGLFQAHRLAQTALITGAMSVDALMGSGAPFRPEIHDLRGHKGQISAAATIRELMVGSAIRESHRDNDERVQDPYCMRCQPQVMGACLDLLAQVGRTLEIEANAVTDNPLVFADGSIVSGGNFHAEPVAFAADQTALAIAEVGAITQRRIATLVDPAVNYGLPAFLTPKPGVNSGFMIADVTSAALYSENKHKATPCSVDSTPTSANQEDHVSMATHAARRLIEMNANLSKIIGIELLMASQGIEFRIPMKTSPVLQGVLAAVRAEVEVLEDDRYMAPDLEKAADLVASGSIFEVADSVHFFQLEEA
- the hutG gene encoding N-formylglutamate deformylase produces the protein MTYSFSPLIKRGDSPIVLAQPHGGTDVPLTVWGKFNDVGQSLADTDWHINRLYDGLLETASVIQTPMHRYVIDANRDPAGVSLYPGQNTTTLCPLTDFDGRPIYRDGQEPSEDEVEARRAEFHAPYHEAIAEELERVRQKFGVAVLYDCHSIRSNIPFLFEGALPVFNIGTNGGLTCALQIEAITVDSCRQDESVETVVNARFKGGWTTRRYGQPESGIHAIQMETAQRAYMFEQSPWTYAPERANKTRAVLKTILSKLEAQALSGEFASATTRR